A genomic window from Salvia splendens isolate huo1 chromosome 11, SspV2, whole genome shotgun sequence includes:
- the LOC121756460 gene encoding peptidyl-prolyl cis-trans isomerase FKBP4-like, with translation MASGSPAINKIERAHQMYREGKYAEALAYYTDALSMAKTTPQKIALHSNRAACYLKLHDFNKAAEECTSVLELDYNHTGALMLRSQTLVTLKEYHSALFDVNRLIELNPLSEVYRNLHTHLKTQLSLAPIPEDEAEFEEDDEYVDGDKHEPYEAELDDDKIEDLGSSVNDATLDAAKESNGSNFEDVSLTEEILPCQNMTRQPPSDQSSLGWQTIPKPKGHSQLDYSRWDRVQDDSSEEDDDDDEDDEDDDDSQPQYRFRVKTVGVKAVK, from the exons ATGGCTTCGGGATCGCCGGCGATTAATAAGATTGAGAGGGCGCACCAGATGTACAGAGAGGGCAAGTATGCCGAAGCACTGGCGTATTACACCGACGCGCTTTCCATGGCCAAGACCACGCCGCAGAAGATTGCGCTTCACAGCAACCGCGCCGCTTGTTATCTCAAGCTCCACGACTTCAACAAG GCTGCAGAAGAATGCACCTCGGTTTTGGAACTTGATTACAATCACACTGGAGCACTGATGTTGCGTTCTCAAACTCTGGTCACCTTAAAGGAGTATCATTCGGCGCTTTTTGATGTCAACCGGCTGATTGAGTTGAATCCATTATCAGAAGTGTACAGAAACCTTCACACCCATTTGAAGACACAACTG TCACTTGCTCCAATACCTGAAGATGAAGCAGagtttgaagaagatgatgaataTGTGGATGGGGATAAGCACGAACCTTATGAAGCGGAACTGGACGATGACAAGATTGAAGATCTTGGAAGCAGTGTAAACGACGCGACTCTTGATGCTGCAAAAGAAAGCAACGGAAGTAATTTTGAGGATGTGAGTCTAACAGAAGAAATATTACCCTGTCAGAATATGACCAGACAACCACCATCTGATCAATCCTCCTTGGGTTGGCagacaatcccaaaaccaaaaggaCATTCTCAGCTAGACTACTCAAGGTGGGACAGGGTACAAGATGACTCAAGTGAAGAagatgacgatgatgatgaggatgacgaagatgatgatgattctcAACCTCAGTATCGATTTCGTGTTAAAACAGTTGGCGTGAAGGCAGTTAAATAG